The following are from one region of the Coccinella septempunctata chromosome 7, icCocSept1.1, whole genome shotgun sequence genome:
- the LOC123316452 gene encoding uncharacterized protein LOC123316452 isoform X2 has protein sequence MFQNLDVKQIFFYRVNNETVTVENCEKTKPRINWKNPRAPPNQAYLPTYIEQIANVITHAIWVLPSVIATRELFQRSQSEAQSLSALIYGSTLIFLFVVSTSFHYVFFYKKDRHILIEDSNLTWSPHILHCTTKAKKSLYRIQRCFVRCSCQTLSLPYKPYKRRILEFAGPVWHPNFKQDELLLEQVQRRATRIPFGNIRTSYEERLSMMKLDTFTDRKL, from the exons ATGTTTCAAAACCTGGATGTCAAGCAGATTTTCTTTTATAGAGTCAACAATGAAACCGTTACTGTTGAGAATTGTGAAAAAACGAAACCAAG AATCAATTGGAAGAATCCTCGCGCACCTCCAAATCAAGCGTACCTGCCCACCTATATAGAACAGATAGCAAATGTGATAACGCATGCAATCTGGGTTTTACCCAGTGTTATTGCCACTAGGGAACTCTTCCAAAGATCTCAAAGCGAAGCTCAGAGCTTGTCAGCTCTAATTTATGGATCTACACTCATCTTCCTTTTTGTCGTGTCTACCTCATTCCATTATGTGTTCTTCTATAAGAAAGATAG gcatatatTAATAGAGGATAGTAACCTAACATGGAGCCCACATATATTGCATTGTACAACCAAGGCTAAGAAATCCCTGTACAGGATTCAAAGATGCTTCGTTCGGTGTAGCTGCCAGACCCTGTCTTTACCATATAAGCCTTACAAACGTCGGATACTAGAATTCGCTGGACCGGTGTGGCATCCTAATTTCAAGCAAGATGAACTCCTGTTGGAGCAGGTGCAGCGGAGGGCGACCCGGATTCCTTTTGGTAACATAAGAACAAGTTATGAAGAACGGTTATCCATGATGAAATTGGACACATTCACAGACCGAAAACTTTAA
- the LOC123317658 gene encoding uncharacterized protein LOC123317658, with amino-acid sequence MDAVAGTSNASVISDTTSTEVINRPKQPLPPFSIPVIDMDDKLKGHGNFRSWKQRIERDIVALGRSDFLQYPLGGVKCTFSNEEKRMYDAQVRQYLEATIQNAPRQLISNESTAADAFHKLENMFGKNDVQKMVDLLDNFGKIVLHRL; translated from the exons ATGGATGCAGTTGCAGGTACAAGCAATGCAAGTGTCATCTCGGATACGACGTCGACTGAGGTCATAAACAGGCCAAAACAACCTTTACCACCTTTTTCCATACCGGTAATAGACATGGATGATAAGTTGAAAGGTCATGGTAATTTCCGTTCATGGAAGCAACGCATTGAACGGGACATAGTGGCGTTAG GTAGGTCCGATTTTTTGCAGTATCCTCTGGGTGGTGTGAAATGTACATTCTCTAATGAGGAAAAAAGAATGTATGATGCACAGGTGAGGCAATACCTAGAAGCCACCATACAAAATGCGCCTCGTCAACTCATTTCCAATGAGTCTACAGCAGCAGATGCTTTCCACAAATTGGAAAATATGTTTGGGAAAAATGACGTGCAAAAAATGGTAGATCTTCTGGACAATTTCGGAAAAATAGTGTTGCACCGTTTGTGA
- the LOC123316451 gene encoding uncharacterized protein LOC123316451, which translates to MEENSSESISNVNIGEELERLKTQLTEMRNKLRQVPKIQNPACILQKDTSYDVWRKIVENDFRTFGYLYLIDKNETKPTLSADEETSRSGFAMGYLISRLDDEYKRLVCDINEPMAILEKLDSLKHPKIPSTKFVLKRSWSNLTYLKGKETATQFITRFEEATRNLMRVTEGEMKEEDILENFLMAIYNSVPEVIRRYDASGGKISLNEIKSMMLNTEATEAEAKARCEEMETTVALNASVGSRDSKKFNIGKVKVCYRCGKPNHMSFECKSRAIICYNCKELTTNHDAKSCKKRKVIGKNRVGYNYRKEQRGGYLGRRMYKNVGNRRNTEGSQMKEDNNNRRGLYKKVKLSGEEGEKPKFAFVAMEDFDASYAENLQEEGEANAAEVEGETCDVFE; encoded by the exons atgGAAGAAAACAGCTCAGAGAGCATCTCCAATGTCAATATTGGTGAAGAATTAGAAAGGCTGAAAACTCAACTCACCGAAATGAGAAATAAATTGAGGCAAGTACCAAAGATACAGAATCCTGCCTGCATTTTACAAAAGGATACTTCATATGATGTATGGAGGAAAATTGTGGAAAACGATTTCAGAACCTTCGGCTATTTATATTTAATtgacaaaaacgaaacaaaacctaCACTTTCTGCCGATGAAGAAACCAGTAGAAGTGGTTTCGCTATGGGGTATCTAATAAGTAGACTAGATGATGAATACAAAAGATTAGTATGTGATATAAATGAGCCTATGGCAATACTAGAAAAATTGGATTCATtaaaacatccaaaaatcccatcGACTAAATTTGTTCTGAAAAGGTCATGGTCTAATTTGACATACCTAAAAGGTAAAGAAACAGctactcaatttattactagattCGAAGAAGCTACACGAAATCTTATGAGGGTTACTGAAGGTGAAATGAAAGAAGAAgatattcttgaaaattttcttatgGCGATTTACAATTCCGTACCAGAAGTAATTAGAAGGTATGATGCCTCTGGTGGGAAAATCTcactgaatgaaataaaatctatGATGTTAAACACTGAGGCAACAGAAGCGGAAGCAAAAGCGAGGTGCGAAGAAATGGAGACAACAGTTGCTCTTAATGCCTCTGTTGGAAGTAGAGATTCAAAGAAATTCAATATAGGGAAGGTGAAGGTATGCTATCGATGTGGAAAGCCGAATCATATGAGTTTTGAATGTAAGAGTAGAGCTATCATTTGCTACAATTGCAAGGAACTAACTACAAATCATGATGCAAAATCATGCAAAAAGAGGAAAGTAATCGGAAAGAATCGTGTAGGTTACAATTATAGAAAGGAGCAGAGAGGTGGATATCTAGGGAGAAGAATGTATAAAAATGTTGGAAACAGAAGAAATACTGAAGGTTCACAAATGAAAGaggataataataatagaagAGGTTTGTACAAGAAAGTAAAACTAAGCGGGGAGGAAGGTGAAAAACCTAAATTTGCCTTTGTCGCAATGGAAGATTTTGATGCATCGTATGCAGAGAACTTGCAGGAAGAAGGAGAGGCAAACGCAGCAGAAGTTGAAG GTGAAACGTGTGATGTCTTTGAATAA